The Bacteroidota bacterium genomic sequence CGGCATAAGCAACGCACGGATTGACATTCAACCTGCTGTGAAACTGCCGTTCAAGAAACGTTGCGGCAACTGCAAAGCGGCGGGCGGGAACGGATTCTGCAAGCAAGGCGTCCCGAAGATCGGCAAAGAAATCCTTCCAGAGAATGTCGGCCTGAACAACGTGATTGCTGACTTCGTTCATCGGCAGAGGGAAGAAGGGAAATGCCATCCCCTTCTTGAATGCGATGATGAACATCGCCGAATCTTTGCCGCTCGGAATGCTGATCGGTTCCGTCCGCACGCCGGACGCCCAGCATCCTTTGCAAATCTGGATTTCCTTCAGCGTGAGATTGTCGTAGATGCTTTTCGGCGTTTCGGTAAGATCGATAATGATTTCAACGTTGCCGTCGGGCAGAAAGCGATCAATGGCGTGATCCGGTTGGTAGTCCGTGTAGTAGATGAAGCGTTCGATGAACGTTTCGAGCGGAGGCTTGGGAACAACGGTATGAAAGATCATTTCAGTTTGTGCCTCGTCGTCGTTCACATTGCGGTCGAAACAGAGATCAGTGTCTTTTCTTCGGCGTGTACAGATTCGTAGCGTCACCGTAAAAGGCGTGAGCCGCTTCCATCACCGTTTCGGAAAGTG encodes the following:
- a CDS encoding AraC family transcriptional regulator is translated as MIFHTVVPKPPLETFIERFIYYTDYQPDHAIDRFLPDGNVEIIIDLTETPKSIYDNLTLKEIQICKGCWASGVRTEPISIPSGKDSAMFIIAFKKGMAFPFFPLPMNEVSNHVVQADILWKDFFADLRDALLAESVPARRFAVAATFLERQFHSRLNVNPCVAYAVGRIVENPSQISMNILTQEIGYSQKHFIQMFKQAVGVAPKAYLTIMRFQRVIQEIERRRNIDWSQLALDTGYYDQAHFIHDFKRFSGFTPDEYMARKNGQLNYVPVR